DNA from Palaemon carinicauda isolate YSFRI2023 chromosome 23, ASM3689809v2, whole genome shotgun sequence:
ttgggaaccactgctctagagtctacagtagacatttatctaggttctaatagtttgaaaccatctgtaactattataTCGTTGTATGAAAGTCTCCCTCGTCAGGATTTGTTTCATTCCAATATGAATCTGTCAATTGAATCTTGTCAACAATCATTAaatgggcatgcagttaattttaatagccaggcattctccatcatgaggctcaatactacacagtattctagaagttttattccagctgtgaccaagttgtgaaatgattttcctaatcgggtagttgaatcagtagaacttcaaaagttcaaattgcagcaaatgttattatgttgaacagtctttttatagtttatatatgacatatctgttttgacgttgtaactgtttttagaatgatttattgttaatttgttctcatcatttatttatttccttacttccttttctcactgggctatttttccctgttggagcccttgggcttatagcatcttgcttttccaactagggttgtagcttagctagtaataataataataataataataataattcgtttattCAAACTGCCACattcggcgccaatgaccttagatgtcaggatgccaaaaaacaccaaatcaatcaatcaatcaaactaccTCTGATCAAGTATCAGTCTCGTTTCGAGTAGCCTTATGCCATCTCAAGTTCTTATTCTAGGAGCATCTGGCAACATGGTGGGAACCGTGGGAACCTTGGAAGAAAAATAACTAATCCTCCTAGGTGGGAACCCACTCCACTCCCTCAATCCTTCCCTCCCTCAATCCCTCCCTCCCTCAATCCTTCCCTCCCTCCTTAGGCTAAACCTGTTTTTGGTGTTGCCAGGTTttgtaagtgagaaaaggccaacttctaatcagctgtagcttcaaaatagccaaaaaaaaaacaaaaaacatttaagGACAAACTTTCTTTTTAAGATATTGCTAACTGCCAacccattctttaaaaaaaaagggccAAATTTTGAATCTTTTGGTGctggaaaaggccaacctggcaagccTATGAAGGACATGTGAAGCATCACTGGAGATACCCCCACGAGACCTTCAATACTCGAATCTAGGACGGACCCCTTTGACCAGTGCATTTGCTGCCATCCTCGAAGACGGTCCTCAGACTCAAGAAGGAAACTCCAAATAGGTTTGGCCGCATTTCAGTGAGATTTAGAACTACTCGGCTTCTAACGGAAGATGGCGTCCGCCTTCGTCAAAGGTCTCTCCATTGTGGTGTGTTTGGTAACGCTTATAAAAAGGTGAGgagcattttttcttttaattttatgcatagttacaaacacacacacacacacacacacacacacatatatatatatatatatatatgtgtgtgtgtgtgtgtgtgtgtgtttgctcggGTGTTTTTATGTGACATGTAAGAAtttatgcactcatatatatatatatatatatatatatatatatatatatatatatatatatatatatatatatatatatatatatatacacacatacatatatgcatacatatatctatgtatatatatttatatatatgataatgtatatagatttatgtgtatatatatatatatatatatatatatatatatatatatatatatatatatatatgtatatatatatatatatatatatatatatatatatatatatatatatatacactcataaccAAAATATATCAACAACTTCTGTTATGGTTCAGTGGCGTTAAATATTTCCTAATTCCGCCCCATTTTCGTCTCCGTTCTTCGTGTTTTCGAAAGTGAATACATCAAACACTTAGACTATTTTTAGCAATTTCCTCTACACTGATGcacaatatatattttgataggaaTCTACTCCCGAGAAGTAATGATTATATATTGATGGGGttgttttcaaaagatttttttttatatgtcatgTTTTTTAAGTCAGTGAACTAATTATCTAACTATGGTGACCTGCAAGAACTCATCACCTGTACGAAGAGAGATTACTCTCAACCGGTGTCACGGTCTGAATGATCCCCctgtctcagaattctccttgacattgtataatgtttcttttccgccattagctcgcttcgctcgcatgaaaataaaacctcaagctcgtatgtactggcaagcggtaatgttgagctgcgcacgctaaatcacagaaaaataaaacatcaacctcgtatgcactggcaaacggtaatgttgagctgcgcacgctaaaacatcaagctcgtatggactggcaagcggtaatgttgagctgcgcacgctaaattacagaaaaataaaacatcaagctcgtatgcactggcaagcggtaatgttgagctgcgcacgctaaattacagaaaaataaaacatcaagctcgtatgcactggcaagcggtaatgttgagctgcgcacgctaaattacagaaaaataaaacatcaagctcgtatgcactggcaagcggtaatgttgagctgcgcacgctaaattacagaaaaataaaacatcaagctcgtacgtactggcaagcggtaatgttgagctgcgcacgctaaattacagaaaaataaaaccTCAACCTCGtacgtactggcaagcggtaatgttgagctgcgcacgctaaattACAGAGAAATAAAacctcaagctcgtatgtactggcaagcggtaatgttgagctgcgcacgctaacattacagaaaaataaaacatcaacctcgtatgtactggcaaacggtaatgttcgcgcatgcgcagattataaaggagtattgtgagaccgggggttggttcagaccgtcacaccggcgacCTAGCTTTCTTGTCTCTAGGTGGCTgccgggggggggggtggcatatcCTGTCTCAAATAGGAAAGAAATTCCAGGAAATATCATCACTGGcttttacatttcaatgttaagggAAGGTCTTGGTGATACGCACTTAAACCTTCTAAAAgtttaataattttacttttttttcatgattacccatcagtatcacaaaaaaaaaaaaaaaaaaaaaaaaaaaaaaaaaaaaaaaagctataaaatggAAACACTTGACTCAGAAAGTAAAAAAACTCCTGTCTTTATCGAAAGATTTTGCCAGTCACATATTGGAGATACTCTGTCTCTAGTTTCAGATTGAAGCCATGAAAGATCTTTTCATTATATtgattttccatttccattttgcTTGAACATGAAAATATTCTTTGGTATTGTCAACGCTGATTTTCATCAGCCCTGAAAATGAGGCAACTGGTAAGATGGATGCCATTAGAAGAGATGGGAAGTAAATACGATCTGAAATATCGAAGGAAACAATCTGACTCTAcgatcttcttcatcttctttttcttctcctgaaAATGGTTTCAGATCTTGTCCCACAACTAAGACCCTATGACGTAAGCAACGCatgcttaaaccccccccccccccccccctacactctCGTGTATGTCGAAACCTTTTAAAGATTACGTTAGTAGACTCTTTTGTCCCACATaatgtaggaggacactccaaaatcaaaccactgttctctagtcttgggtagtgccataacctctgtaccatggtttttcactgtcttgggttagagttctcttgcttgagggtacactcgggcacacatttctatctaatttctcttccacttgttttgttaaagtatttacagtttgtataggtaatatttatttttatgttattactgttcttaaaatattttatttttcccagtttcctttccttactgggctattttccctgttggggctcctgggcttacagcctcctgcttttcttactagggctatagcttagcaattaataataataataataataataataataataataataataataataataactatacttgGGATTGAACGAGTTACCAATAAACTCTCTTGCTTTATTACGAATTCACAGTTCCACGGGGAACTAACTAGGGTAGGTTCCTCACCTTATACACTACTTTTATTCTTCTGGTTATATTTTCTTTCCTGCACgcgagcgatttttttttttttctatatcctcACCTTTTATACTTTTCTTTCATTCCTTGCCTCTTATACCTGATTTTCCCCCTTTAGCACCGAAGGCCTGTCGTGTTCCTATTGCGACTATGATGCAGCCTGTCCTAAAGGGCATTTGACGGAATCCGATTGTCCTTTCGGAGTTGTGAAGGATATTTGTCAGTGTTGCGACACTTGCGCAAAGGTAAGTGACCTGTCAAATAGATTCCTTATCAAGTGTGACTTGTTGTCGCCGAAGTCTATCCAGGCGAAATAGGCCACGCCCACCTGATGACGTCATGGCATGCTTCCTCCACTCACGAGAGTTCCTCCTCAGCGCAAGTAGGACTTTAGTTGTTCAACAAAAACTCCAGTAGATTTTCGCTTGCAACTTCTTTCTTCACTCTTTTAAACCAGTGTCATGTTTTTGTGACAGATAATTGTAGGAATTATAattaaaagaaccaagaaagaagtTAATAGCCAAAATGTAGTGGATTTTTTGGTGAACAACATAAGTACTGTTTGCGCTGAGCAAGAACTCTCGTGAGTGGTGGAAGTATGTCATGACGTCATCAGGTGGGTGTGGCCTATTTCAGCTGGATAGACCACCGCAACTTTTTTTATAGTTCACAACAAAATTAAAAGCTCTTACAACAGATCTTAGTTGGTTCTGTTTTTCGTATTACTCGAGATTTCAATTGGAAGTTTGTGCTGTCTGTATTATTCATTGTTGCATTGCAATAATTTAATAcatcagaattttttattttaaaaattccaAAAGACAAATTGAACTTTTAAACATATTATACAACCTTGTCTGAATAAGTCAGTTTTATTTGTggaatatatcataatattttgataatttggtGTTTTCATTTGCAAAGGAAGACTGTTAAAGAATTGTAAGAAAACCAtctccaggatttttttttctttttttttaagtttccttttaaataAGCATTAACATAAACCTGTGTTCCTTCTCAGGGACCTGGGGAAAAATGTGGGGGATATTGGGGTGAATTTGGGACTTGTGGTCGGAATCACACCTGCAAATGGCTATTCCATCGATTGCAGCTCTCTGGAACATGTGTGTAGAAACATCTGTAATGCAGGAAGAAGTTCACATCAAGTCCGGCTTCTACACTTGCATGATATGACAGAAACATCTGAGACATATTGAATGTAAATCTGAATTTTAAGACGGGAttacaggaactgaggaaacatcaagactgattgtatattgaagctgttcttgtgctgtgtttcctcttgagaacataaacaggaactgaggaaacatcaagactgattgtatattgaagcagttcttgtgctgtgtttcctcttgagaacataaacaggaactgaggaaacatcaagactgattgtatattgaagctgttcttgtgctgtttcctcttgagaacataaacaggaactgaggaaacatcaaggctgattgtatattgaagctgttctttcGCTGTATTTGCTCCTGAGAACATAAACACCTAATACAATTCTAAGACTACTAAAAAGTAAATGACGTTTATGTTGACTGAGAGGGTCCTGCCTGGTTAAGAAAAAATTGCAATTTTAGTCATGTAAGAATTTTTGCATTTTTAAgaaataatatgaatattttagtcCCTTAGTTTCGATGAGGGTTGGGCTAGGATTTGGTACTCTGCAGTTATATATTGGTATGATATATCCTTTTTAAGATAATCTCTTGTCaatgtaattttcaaataaatagaaTACCATCTTTTTCAGTCAGATGTTGatattttattacttttcctgTTCTGTTACAAGTGTCCCGTCTGTCTCAGATCTGGCGAAGTTTTATTATTCTTGTCTGAGGTATATACAATTCCCCTGCTTATTTCAGATTGAGCTAAGTTTCCCATCTCTCTTAGATATATTCAGGTTTCCAGCTTGTCTCATATTTACCTAAATTTCAGGTCTCTCAGATACATTCAAGTTTCCTTCTTGTCTCGGGTGTAGCGAAAGTTTCCTCTGTCTGTGCTGTATATTCCATGACCTTTAAAAGCAGTATGGTGAAGACATCTCTCCAATGAATTGTCATCAcctttcttatttcattgtttgtgaaatttatttctaaatataagGTCTACTTGTAATAAGTCTTAAGAATTGTGTGTTTGATTTTTGGACAATGAAAGTTATAGTTATTATATCTCGTTTGCTACAAGTTAAGGTGCTATATTCAGAGCTATTAAGTCAGTGAGTTCGAGTCAAGACGTTCGAACAAGGATATTCTAGGCTGAGGATCTCGAGTTTGGACCTTCGAGTCTTTGTGTTTGAGTTTGAATTTTCGAGGTAAGGAGCTCAAGTCGAGACATTCGACCCGGTAAGTTCGAGACAGGACATTCGAGTGAGTTTGCATAGGTCAAAACATTTAAGCTACGGAGCTCGAGTCAAGAAGTTAAGTCACTGTGCTCGAGTCAAGATATGAAAGTCAACGTGCTTGATTTCAAAACATTCGAGCTGTAGCTCAAGTCAATACGTTCGAGTCAGTGTTTAGGATTCAAAACATTTAAACTACGGAGCTTCAGTCGAGGCGTTCGAATCTGTGTGCTCAAGTCAGAGCATTCGAGTCGGTTATTGAGTTAAACAATTCGAGAAGAGAAGCCTAATTCAGAACATTCGAATCGATGAACTCTATTCAGgatgttataaatatataaaaatggtcTCCTGTTTGTCCCACAATCTTTTGCAGTCTAACAATGCACGTACTGTCCTATCTAAATCCGTAACCTTCCTTTTTGGAACGCCAGTTTATCATGTCATGAAATCTACCCTATTTTATAATAGATTCTATACTTTTGAGTTTAAATCTAAGTAACAATTTATTAAAGAGGCAATtctgccttgtttttttttttttttttttttttttttttttggaaagagtAATCTTTGTAGGAAATTGTACCTCATCAGTATTTGTTTCAATCCAATATAATTCTGTCTAATTGATCTTATCAACCAccttgaacatattttttttttttttttcaaaaggtaaTTTAACCACTAGATCGATATCGGAGTATGTCCCAAAATGACGTTCAGATTTTGATGATTTTGTTGAGAAACaccaaaaattaaataaatcatttCCTTTGTAGCTTAGAAGACTACACAAAATGTCTTTGAAACCAGGAGGGAGAATGTATCATATTTGTAGTATCTGCCTGCATTATGTGATTATCAAAGTCTTTCAATAACCAAGTgagtttgtaattttgtaattactACTTAGAGTTTCCATTCAatggctgtgattttttttttctttttttttccaagatcaTCATAAAATTAAGGATtctatggctgttttttttttctcaagacaaatcatcataaaactaataatttcatagctgttttttttttcttttttttctttttttttctttgataggtAATCTTCAAGacaaatcattataaaattaatatttttttttcttttttaaagacaaATCATCATATGATTGATA
Protein-coding regions in this window:
- the LOC137617391 gene encoding venom protein 302-like isoform X1, with product MASAFVKGLSIVVCLVTLIKSTEGLSCSYCDYDAACPKGHLTESDCPFGVVKDICQCCDTCAKGPGEKCGGYWGEFGTCGRNHTCKWLFHRLQLSGTCV
- the LOC137617391 gene encoding venom protein 302-like isoform X2, which produces MASAFVKGLSIVVCLVTLIKSTEGLSCSYCDYDAACPKGHLTESDCPFGVVKDICQCCDTCAKIIKPWMVTSLHSTLQVASSTEMSFVEFGKIY